Genomic segment of Salvelinus sp. IW2-2015 linkage group LG17, ASM291031v2, whole genome shotgun sequence:
TTCTACATAGGCTACACCTGCTTGAGAGGTGATTAATCGATAGCCATACCACAACACTATCCAGTCTCAGTGCCTGAAAAGTATGCATTAGCACTGTTGACTACACCGGGCTGATGCACTGCGGTCAGGCACGTCTCGGCGCACCTTTGAAGGTGTATCAGGAAGGAGGTGAATGAGAATCCATGCATGAGGTGAAACAATGGTTTTATCATATTTCTACTCTATGCTTGGTATTCTAAAACAATACGAATGTTGCCTAAATTAAGATAAATATTTAACTTGGTATGCACACTTATTTCATATGAATACAGAAAATMTGCTGTAAATAATTGAAATATTATATTAGCACACAAGTGTCTCATCTGCATCCTTTCAATACAAGATGTTTCACTTATAATCATGCCATTTAACATTTTATGATACATTCATGATCTTACCTGCATGACACGGTTACTTCAATTTTAGTTGCAGGAACGATGTTGTTCAGCGGATCGAACTCCCCTATTGATGCCATCATCTCTTTAAATGTGCACGTTTCAAGCTCTTTTGGTGAAATATCTCAAGTATATTCTCGACCATTAYAAACTTAAATCAAACCACATGTTAGTTGTAGAGCCATATCCGTCTTCATTGAGTTTTGGAAAGAAGCGAGTCCTAGAGTAAATACATTGCATTGGAGAGGAAAGCAATTCATCCTTCACAGTGTAGCCTACAGGAGAAATGAAGCGCGAGCGTCTCGGTACAGAGGGATTCCCTTCCCACCAACTTCTATTTTTCCAGTGCTTTCGACAGGTGGTGTTAGAAYKACGGGATACACTTTTGCAGAAGGATTTTTTTTGMCAAGGATTATACTATTTGTTTCTTTCTCTGATACTATTTCAACCTTCYATCTATTTGTTTGTTGTATCTATMtttattttatattattattggcTTGCTTGAcacaaatatacaggatacataCATTGTATCCTGCAATTATGCAACAAATCAAAGCATATTTAAATGTACACCTTATTTTTTGTCCtggatacagaacaaaaaataaGTKTATAACTGAAACCCATTCGTTCATTTGAGAACTTATTCTTGAGTATCTTYAATTGTTTATAATTTCCCTCCTCTAAGACAGYCCACCTAGTAATGCAGACCTTGTGCTTTGTttgttgaaatatttgtatttgttttaatggATTGTTGTTTCTCTTCCAATCAcctctttttaaaatatatatttttaatgtaacctttatttaaactaggtaagtcagttaagaacaaatttttatttacaatgacggcctaccccggccaaaccctaacccggacaacagtgggccaattgtgcgccaccctatgggcggttgtgatacaccccaggatcgaaccagggtctgtagtgacagctctagcattgagatgcagtgcctttagaccgctgcgccactcgggagccatttTGTAGGCCTACCTGTACTTTTCACAGAATGTAGTACTGTTGAGGCAGATTGGTCACAAAAAACGTTGTCTGTGATTGATCAATCTAAAGAATACTGAAACTTAGGTATGTTTACGGCTAAGATTTAATGAAGAAAATTCAAATAACCTAAATTCAGGAGCAAAGTCTCACAGGCAGCCTAGTCTCAGAGGTAATCAAAGTTATGGATCACAGAGGCATTTACTATAATCACATTTACGTATTTTCTGCTCACACCAAAGCCTTTCATAAACAAATAGAAACATTGCTCAGTGAGACAGGTTTCATTGAATCCAGCAAKCTCCTTGTAGGTTGTTTTTATAAGTTGGTAAGAAAGCCACCCTACGTGACTTGGTTTGCATTATGATACATCAARTGATGCAAGGAGGGGATGGAACTTGAACTGAGAGAGGATGGCTGGTAGAGAGAAGGCTCAGTTGTGCGTGTTTTGGTTCTTATCACACCGTTTGCTCCAAGGGAACCCAGAGGGAAGGGTTTGAGGATGAAGATAAAGGTGTCCAGAAGCTCTGTATGAGGGGAAGAAAATTAATCACATCCATCATTAGAGGAAATACGAGATGAATCACTTGCCTTTCACTGCTACAAACAATCAGACAGCAATAATCAATTAGACCTTACTAAAATAGAAACAGCCAGAGATAAGAGACTGAAGCTAAACCTCTGAAACACCCGGACCATTTAATGACTTACACATACAAGAAGACCAATTGTTGTATTGATCCATTAAGCGTAATAGACTCCGTCATCCTTAGTCCACTATCAAGCTATAACTGACAGTGAATGTGATGGTATCTTTGCTCAGTCGCCAACTAGAAGATGAAAAATGTTATTTATACCTGCTGCTATGTGTATTGTTCTGGAGGCACACTCAATTTGGCAGCTAATCAGGCAGAAATTGATATATCTTCACGCAGGAAAAAattattgaagagagagagagagagagagacgagaggagagagagagagagagaggagagagaagagagagagagagagagagagagaagagagaggagagagagagagagagaaggagagagagagagagagagagagagagagagagagagagagagagagagagagagagagagagagagagagagagagagagagagagagagagagagagagagagagagagagagagagaagagagaagagagagagagagagagaagagagagagagaagagagagagagagagagagagagagagagagagagagagagagaggagagagagagagagagagagagaggaataattATCTGCCCAttttccactcctctcttttTGGGGAGCCTCTATATCTTCTGGGTGAAGATATCAACTCTGCTTGGCCTCACTGGCTGCTGGATAATACTTAATTGCCCTCAGGGTGAATTCCTGTTGTTTTCCTGTCAAAGACCAGGGGCTAGCCAGGGAAGAAACAGCATGGGCTGGTAGTACTGTATTACACTGCAAACAAAGACGTGCAGTGTCTTTATACCCTTGAGATGCCAAAGCACCAGCTAGTTCCTAACCTGATGGAGGAGGTAAACAATGTTCCAAAGAAGCCTAATTCCCTATCGAGACAGCAGGGAGAAACTATCCCTGGTCCTTATTGTCCTCATCGCTCTGTGCACTCGTACAATGCAACCAAACAAGCTTTGCTGAGGTCAAATGATATCATAATGGCAACATGGGCAGTTGTCAGCtcagaggattttttattttttttgtttcacctttatttaaccaggtaggctagttgagaacaagttctcatttgcaactgcgacctggccaagataaagcatagcagtgtgaacagacaacaaccacagattacacatggagtaaacaataacaagtcaataacatggtagaaaaaaaagagaatctatatacaatgtgtgcaaaaggcatgaggaggtaggcaataaatcgaataattacaatttagcagattacactggagtgataaatcatcagatgatcatgtgcaagtagagaatcgtgtgcaaaagagcagaaaagtaaataaataaaagcatatggggggtgaggtaggtaaattgggtgggcttatatccgatggactatgtacagctgcagtgatcggttagctctcggatagcagatgtttaaagttgttagGGAGATAAAactcaacttcagagatttttgcaattcgttcgcGTGCTacgtggtgtagccatcgtgaccagtgaactgagataaggcggcactttacctagcatagccttgtagatgacctggagccagtgggtctgacgacgaacatgtagcgagggccagccgactagggcatacaggtcgcagtggtgggtcgtataaggtgctttagtaacaaaacggatggcactgtgataaactgcatccagtttgctgagtagagtattggaagctattttgtagatggacatcgccgaagtcgaggatcggtaggatagtcagtttttacgagggtaagtttggcggcgtgagtgaaggaggctttgttgcgaaatagaaagccgactctagatttgattttggattggagagtttgatatgagtctggaagagagtttgcagtctagccagacacctaggtacttaagATGTccaatattctaggtcggaaccgtccagggtggtgatgctagtcgggtgtgcgggtgcaggcagcgaacggttgaaaagcatgcatttggttttactagcgtttaagagcagttggaggccacggaaggagtgttgtatggcattgaagctcgtttggagttagatagcacagtgtccaaggaagggccagaagtatacaatgGTGTCGTCGCGTAGAGGTGgacaggaatcgcccgcagcaagagcaacatcattgatatatacagagaaaagagtcggccgagaattgaaccctgtggtacccccatagagactgctagaggACGACAACattccctccgatttgacacactgaactctgtctgcaaagtattggtgaaccaggcaaggcagtcattagaaaaaccgagtctactgagtctgccgataagaatatggtgatgacagagtcgaaagccttggccaggtcgatgaagacggctgcacagtactgtcttttatcgatgcggttatgatatcgtttagtaccttgagcgtggctgaggtgccccgGACCGCtctgaaaccggattgcacagcggagaaggtacggtgggattcgagatggtcagtgatctgtttgttgacttggctttcgaagaccttagataggcagggcaggatggatataggtctgtaacagtttgggtccagggtgtctcccctttgaagagggggatgacgcggcagctttcaatccttggggatctcagatgatacgaaggagaggttgaacaggctggtaataggggtggcgacaatggcggcggacagtttcagaaatagggggtccagattgtaacccagctgatttgtatgggtccagtgtttccagctctttcagaacatctgctatctggatttgggtaaaggagaagctggggaggcttgggcgagtagcagcggggggccgggctgttggccaagttgGAGtcgcaggaggaaggcatggccagccattgagaaatgcttgttgaagttttcgctTATcacgatttatcggtggtgaccgtgttacctagcctcagtgcagtggcagctgggaggaggtgctcttgttctccatggactttacagtatcccagaactttttggagttagagctacaggatgcaaatttctgcttgaaaaagctggcctttgctttcctgactgactgcgtgtattggttcctgacttccctgaacagttgcatatcgcggggctcttcatgctattgcagttcgccacggatgtttttgtgctggtcgagggcagtcaggtttggagtgaaccaagggctatatctgttcttagttctgcattttttgaacggagcatgcttgtctaatatggtgaggaagtaacttttaaagaatgaccagcatcctcaactgacgggatgaggtaatatccttccagggtaccggccaggtcgattagaaaggcctgctcgcagaagtgttttagggagcgtttgacagtgatgagggtggtcgttgtgaccgcggacccgtagggatacaggcaatgagcagtgatcgctgagatcttgattgaagacagcagaggtgtatttggagggcaagttggtcaggataatgtctattagggtgcccatgtttacggatttaggttgtacctggtgggttccttgatgatttgtgtgagatgagGGCATCTAgctagattgtaggactgccgggtgttaagcatatcccagtttaggtcacctaacagaacaaactctgaagctagatgggagcgatcaattcacagatggtgtccagggcacagctgggagctgagggggtcggtagcaggcggcaacagtgagagacttatttctggagagattaattttaaaattagtgttcgaactgtttgggcatagacctggaaagtatgacagaaactttgcaggctatctctgcagtagattgcaactctccccctttggcagttctatcttgacgaaagtgttatagttgggtatggaaatctcagaatttttggtgccttcctaagccaggagcAGACACgccaaggacatcagggttggcagagtgtgctaaagcggtgagtaagacaaacttagggagaggcttctgatgttgacatgcatgaggcaaggctttttcgatcacagaagtcaacaatgagggtgcctggggacatgcagggcctggtttacctccactcaacccgaggaacagaggagtagtaggatgagggtgcggctaaaggctatcaaaactggtcgcctagagcgttggggacaaggaataaaaggagcagatttatggccgtggtagaatagattctgggcataatgtgcagacaggggtatggtggggcacgggtacagcggaggcaagcccaggcactgggtgatgataagagaggttgtatctctggacatgctggtctcaatgggtgaggtcaccgcatgtgtgggaggtgggacaaaggaggtatcagaggtacggagagtggaactacggggtccattgcaaaggATAGCCTGGAGcacattacagttactagtcaTCACATTATATCACAAAACTGTGCCCAAACAATAACCCACAGATGTTTTAGGGCTTTAACACAGCTTAATTTCTAGTACCCTTTAGGCCAGTTTGGATGCTCAAAATAGGGCACTCCACTACAATCCCCACAGGGTAGAtaatgaagcacacacacacagacacacagacacacacacaaaacaaggtAAAGTGCAATCAGGCATGAATAGTATAATGACAAGGACTAAGTTAGGAGAGTGGAGCTCGTGAATCAGAGTTAATGAAGTAATGTACAAACACAAAGTTCTATTGGCTGCACTGGGTTCTGTTGGGTGCTTTCCTGACTTTACCTCATTTATTCATCAGATTGAAAATGCTGGTCAGGTCCAATCAAGTGCCACAGGCACTGCCACACAGAAGCTAGATGCAAATGTCCACACAAGTCCTCTAAGCACGGACTCAAGATTCCTTTGTTTCCcccaatacatcactgacaaCAAGTTTGTACTATGATCCATTTCTAGAATGATCTGATGSAATTCACAGCATGATACTGAAATGGACTCTGAAACCTTTgacggtatatacagtatatatatatctacaatCAATTACCTTTTTTACATTGGTGTTCCATACCATACAAGTAATCTGAGACGCAGTGCACATCTCTGGGGAGGAATTCAGACAGCCCAAGTGTCTAGATGATCTCAGATCTACTGTGGGTTGTTTCTGAAATCAYGCACCAGttctagtgtaacagtataactttagtccgtcRCCTCGCCCRgacccgggcgcgaaccagggaccctctgcacaSatcaacaacagtcacccacgaagcatcgttacccatcgctccacaaaagccgcggcccttgcagaYcaaggggaaccactacttcaaggtctcaaagcgagtgacgtcaccgattgaaacgctattKGCGCGCACCACCGRtaactagctagccatttcacatcggtaacACTAGGGCACATAAGAGTTGGAGGGGACTGCATGGGAATAAGGCAACAAGACAACGTGTCTGATAGCGTGCCTACCTCTGACACTACGGATTCGGCATCACCAACATCACTKTCCTATCAGACAGCATCTGGACTGGCATAGTCAAACACATGGATAACAATGACTCACCATGCCTTCTGTTGTCCGAACTACAGAAACTTGACTGTGATTTTGAGAAAGTGAGCAATGTATGATACATTATTAGGATGGCTGCCTGAATGCTGCCTTAGAGGAAGCAATATTCTGATGGCTGGTTTCTTGGAAGTAATATTGTTTCAGAGCTTAAGGTCAGAAGTGGTATGAGGAAAGAGTCTACAGCTCCATTTGTACAGCAAATAAATCGAGATTGGACGTTATCTAACGGTtcattacttctgtcatgcataAAGACAACATGCCCTTGCTTTTGTTGTACTAACTTTTTCATCCATCAAGCAGTTCAGTCTGAGTCATGAACAATTAAAGAAAAGATACCAGACAAATTGCAGACTCTGATCACAGCCGTAACAAAATCAAGCTGCAGATTCAGTTCTTGMTGTCGAGAATAAACCAATTGTTACCAGACATTTACTGAAATAGATGTTATGAAATACTGCCCCCTGGTTTTATAAAACACAAGCGCCTCTTTTTTGTATCTCTGTGAGACACAATATTCTTGCAATTCGTTTTATATCCAGCAGATGGCAGCGTATGTCAAGACTASTGTGAATTCACACTGAGGGAACGTGTTTCAAATGTAGCTAGAGACCCCAGAGTAGCCACAGACAAACGTAAAGACACACAAATATAGTTCACAGATAACTCAAGGATAAACATGCACATACATAATAACACTGACACTCAAGACAAAAACCtgagcacagcacacacaaatgtaccaaaaacatatatatacagaCAATATCTCATATTAGATGCTGTTAAATGTTGTATGGTGCACAGTGGCACAGAAACACAAGTGTGTGTTGCAGTCGGATCTCTCAGTGCATGCTATGCACAAAAGTAGTAACAACCTCTGTGAAGGATGAAGGCATCCCACCACTCTATGTGTCCTGTCCTTTAAATCAACTGCTGTGCTGCAGGCCTCTCTCACACTGGCTAGCAAAGCTTCACACTGGAAACTCCGTTACTCTGTTATtcccgcgtgtgtgtgtgtgtgtgtgtgtgtgtgtgcgtgtgcgtgtgcgtgtgtgtgtgtgtgtgtgtgtgtgtgtgtgtgtgtacggtgcaGTGGAACTCCATTGGCTATGTCCTGTTTGTTTGTTAATAAACCGCGTGTGTGCTGTCTCAGAAGGGGGCGCCTCTAACCAATTTTtgtgggacggcaggtagcctagtggttagagcgttggactagtaaccataAGGtttcaagattgaatccccgagctgacaaggtaaaaatctatcgttctccccctgaacaaggcagttaactcactgttcctaggccatcattgaaaataagaatttgttcttaactgacttgcctagttaaataaaaaataataataaaaaagacaTTCTAGGCTTTTCCTAACACAAAGATTCAAATTATTGTGTGATTCTCTTATCAACCCCTCTGTGTAGGTCTACTGAGGCATGATCTCTTGACCTAGATATTCATGAAACAGTTAGTGCCAGATTAATTTTCGTTAGCGGGTAATCGATTTGAGAGAAAACAACTATTCAATCACCAACAAGATTAAAACAacattcaattcaatcaattccCATATTACTTGCTGATAGACAGTTGATATGGACCAGTTCATAGGATCATCTTTAGTGGGATCATCTTTAGAAAATAAACATTCTGTCTTCTYTGCGTAGGCCTATGTCTAATCAAAATGGTTAACCTAAATCTGCATACAAACAATCGTTATAATTGTAGTAAAAGAATAAGGAGGGGAGAATACCATTTTRCATGCAAATCTCTGTTGGTTATTGTGCGGTACGTGAACGCGCCGCAATCAACAGTGCTCAGCGTCTTCTGAGAGCGCGCGAGAGATCCACGGAGAGACAGGACGACGAGGGGAGAGGCAGGAAGAGGGCGCGAGACAAATAGGGAAAATCCCAATAATGGAGTGGCGGCGGAGGAGGTCGGTTTCGCGAGCTCGGACTGGTCATAGTTGACGTTTTCATTTTCTCAAAATTGGATGTAAATTCTATAATTAGGMACTGTGCGCCAATATCTCCAGCTCAAAGAAGCCCTCCACGGATGCCTCAGATAATACACGTAAACGGGGGATCCACCACTGGCACTAGGCAACAGCTTATCATTTCTGGTGGGCTTGGATGAGGATACTAAAGGACATCTTTTTAAGATAGCATTGGTTGAGGATATTGCAAAACCGTTTTACTGTGAAATATCCTATTTCGGACTCCACTTCTCTTTTCTAAGGAACGATACATTATTAATTACCAGTATtatacatacatgtatatatGTGTAGGCTTGTAGGTTCGCAGGTTGAATCTACAATGATATGGtagccaaaaataaataaataaaggctaGTCAATGATAATAATTAATCAACgtattttaataatggatttattctGAATAGCTACACTGCTACCAAATTTACAATCACAGCTTTCACAAACGGAGACGCGCAAAGACTGAGTGAGTCATTAAAATAACGAAAAGAAAGCTACAGTATAGTGGAAAACATGTTGCCTTCACAAGAAGCCGCCAAGATTTACCATGATAATTACATGCGGAACTCCCGCGCCATCGGGGTACTCTGGGCGATATTCACCATATGCTTTGCCATCATCAACGTGGTGGTCTTCATTCAGCCCTACTGGATCGGGGACAGTGTGAGCACGCCGCAGGTGGGTTACTTCGGGTTGTTTCACCAGTGCGTTGGAAGAGGACCGCCCAACCGAGAGCTCACCTGCACCGGAAGCTTCGCCGAGTTCAGctccatcccctccggcgccttCAAATCGGCGTCGGTCTTCGTGtttctgtccatggtgctgattctGGGCTGCATCGCCTGCATGGCGCTCTTCTTCTTCTGCAACACCGCTACCGTCTACAAGACTTGTGCCTGGATGCAGCTCCTATGTGGTACGTAAAACCAATGGAAACTCAGTTACACAATATTGTTTCAGCACATTAATATATTGGTGGATAGGATTTTTCACTGGTATGTCACAGGCGACTMCAAACACATGGATCTACCGGTTACAAGTTACATGCAAACAACCTTGTCAAAACAATTGCAACATGCTGCTTGTGCTGTTGCTATTGCTAAGGATGATGGGTTATATCTACAGGCAGATTAGATTCACCCCGCTGCAAAATCATTTTGACTCCACATTTCTAcacagattccaaactctccggGCTTACTGGGAGTGGAAGTTGGATGACTTCATGTCATTTTCCATTGTCACTCAGAGTCATGGAACTGTGGAAGGAAGACAGATATACTATAGGCTGCCACACTGACCCACATTGAGCTCTAGCGATTGCAGATGAAGCATTKATTTGCTCAACAAATCAGTCTCAAAAACAGCCAACACACTACAAAAGGCCTCCTTCTGTTGGGTGGATGCATTCCTTCAACCATGACCTGACCACATAGAGAGCTGCCCTCTTGATAAATAGAAGAAACAAGTAGGGGGGAAATGAAAACAGGTCATTTATGGAACTTAATTCACTCACRCCCACTCAGATCTATACCTCAAGGACCTCCCAGAGTGGATTATAAATTCATCAATGCYGGTCGTTCCATTTCATTTCAGCaagacacccaccatctcagattgtttttaaatggtttattTAGTTAGAAAAATATAAGGTAAGCATTCCTGCAACTATTTTGTTGAAAGACAATTTTAACTCTGACAAATTTGGACAGTTCAATTTATgattcatacagtgccttcagaaagttttcacaccccttgacttttctgcatttgttgtgttacagtctgaattgaaaatggattacatttagattttgtgtcactgatctacacacaataccccataatgtcaaaatgtcattctgtttttagaaatgtttacaaattaattcaaaatataaagctgaaatgtctcaagtcaataagtactcaacccttttattatggcaaacctaaataagttcaggagtataaatgtgcttaacaagtcacataataagttgcatggattcaataacaatagtgttaaacatgattttcaattactaccccatctctgtgccccacacataaaattatttgtaaggttcctcagtcgatcagtgaatttcaagcacagattcaaccacaaagaccagggagcttttccaatggttcgcaaagaGCACCTATTMGTAGGGcggtaacaaaacaaaaaacagacattgaatatccctttgagcatggtgcagttattaattacactttggatggtgtatcaatacacccagtcactaSAAAGATACAGGWGTRcttcctaactcagttgccatagaggaaggaaaccgctcagggatttcaccatgaggccaatggtgattttaaaacagttactgagtttaatggctgtggtaggaKATAACTGAGGAAGGATCAACTAATATAAATTACAgaatgaaaaggaggaagcctgtaaagaataaaaatattcRAAAACATGGATCCMGTTTGCAATAAGGRactaaagtaatactgcaaaacatttggcaaataaatgacattttcctgaatacaaagcgtRatgttttgggcaaatccaacacaacaKATCACTGAGTACCTTTTCATAGTTTCAATCATGGtagtgtctgcatcatgttatgggtatgcttgtcattggcaaggactcagaagttatttttgataaaaagaaatggaataaagctaagcatagcaaaatcctagagaaaaccttggttcagtctgctttccaacatacactgggagacaaattcacctttcagcaggacaattacctataACACAAGGCTATAACGTCACAGGATGAGACCaatatgcagacacaggaggcagatggttctgcctcctctgatatttattaataggcaaggggcaggcaagaggcaggttgaggacaggcagaagttTGTAAACCGGGTCAGAGTCAGATGGGTAAAggacggcagacaggctcgaggtcagggaaggcagaatggtatggcaggcaggctcagggtcagggcaggcagcaaTGGTCAGAACCAGGAGGACTGGAAAACAGGGACCAGAAAAACAGGAGTACAGAAAAACATgatggtaggcttgacgagacaagacgaactggaaaSAGACAAARAGAaaacaccggtataaatacacaggggataatggggacaaATGGAAGATACCTGGTMgggggtggagacaagcacaagacaggtgaaacagatcagggtgtgacaaaggcca
This window contains:
- the LOC111976360 gene encoding LHFPL tetraspan subfamily member 3 protein-like isoform X1 is translated as MLPSQEAAKIYHDNYMRNSRAIGVLWAIFTICFAIINVVVFIQPYWIGDSVSTPQVGYFGLFHQCVGRGPPNRELTCTGSFAEFSSIPSGAFKSASVFVFLSMVLILGCIACMALFFFCNTATVYKTCAWMQLLCAVCLVLGCVIFPDGWDAEVVRDLCGEETGKYTLGNCSVRWSYILAIIGILDALILSFLAFVLGNRQNNMFLEERKADNNKDFAVSGVSDFIEVRDRRSDPRYVGVQRLY
- the LOC111976360 gene encoding LHFPL tetraspan subfamily member 3 protein-like isoform X2, producing the protein MLPSQEAAKIYHDNYMRNSRAIGVLWAIFTICFAIINVVVFIQPYWIGDSVSTPQVGYFGLFHQCVGRGPPNRELTCTGSFAEFSSIPSGAFKSASVFVFLSMVLILGCIACMALFFFCNTATVYKTCAWMQLLCAVCLVLGCVIFPDGWDAEVVRDLCGEETGKYTLGNCSVRWSYILAIIGILDALILSFLAFVLGNRQNNMFLEERKADNNKDFAVSGIEVRDRRSDPRYVGVQRLY